Genomic DNA from Paenibacillus donghaensis:
GATGAGATGTTTGTTGCCGAGAAGGGCAAGGGTGCTTACGTGCATGGCGTTCCTACCGCTGTGTCGGCCGAGACCGAGCTGGGCGGCAGCCTGGTGGCAATGGGCTTCCCGCCGGACCGGGTGTTCGCCCAGCCGGTCAATATGGCCGGACTGCAGAGTATTCTTCCGCAGGTGCGCGGCATTCGTGCCGGAGGCTCAGCTGCGCTGCATCTGGCCTATGTAGCCGCAGGCCGGGTAGACGGATACTGGGAGGTTGGGCTGAATCCTTGGGATTGCGCTGCCGGTGTGCTGCTGGTCCTGGAGTCAGGCGGCGCCGTTACGGATACACAGGGAGATCCATATGACATCAGCACCCGTCATGTGGTTGCAAGCAACGGACAGATTCATCAGGCGATGGTGGATTCGCTCAAGGCTGCCGATGCCACGGGGTTAACACGTTCATGAGCAGCCGCGATGATCTGGAACGCAAGCTGAGCGAGCTGCTGGAAGACGGCGAGATGGAGCAGGGAGACCGCACGGCCAAGGAAATCCGCCAAATCTCGCCCCGTTATGAGGTCCGTATTCAGACCACGTTTGATCCGATTGTCGAGGAGACACGGCGCTACCGCAAGCTGGGCCGTGAGCTGGATGACCGTTACGACAAATATATGGAGCGGGCAGGTGAGCCTTCAGGCAAGCCTTCACCGGATGGTCAAGGTACGGAGCGTGATTAAGCCCTGCTCCAACAATAGAATCTCTTAAAGAGCGGCTTCTCCTCGGAGGAAGCCGCTCTTTTGCGCAGCCTCCACTGATGGTAGAATGGAATTATACCAATTAAGGGGGGAACGGTGCTGAATATATCCAGAAAGATCAAGGCCATTGGAGCAAGCGGTCTGCTGCTGTTTGCTGTCCTTGCAGGAACGGCTGCGGAATCGGTTCAGGCAGCGCAGGCAGGTGTAGGAGCGCAGAGCTCACAGTCTGAAGTCTTCCGAATCATGGCACTGGGCGATTCCATTACGGCGGGATATGAGCCAGGCATGACGGATGTGAACGTGAAGCCTTACGGCTATGCAGAAAGACTGCTGGAGCAGAGCTGGTATCATGGCAGAAGTGAGCTGATAAACTACGGAATATTGGGGCTTACCACAGCCGGCTTGCGCAATTATACAGAAGCTATTAAGCAGGGAACGCCTGCTACACCAGAAGGAATCCAGGCCGGACTTCGTGATCCGCGAATCACCCAGTTTGCGGCATTGACGCCGCAGATCAAGGCCGAGCTTGCTGAAGCGGATCTGGTTACGGTTACGATCGGCGGCAATGATGTCAGCAGCCTGTTCCTGCAGGCCAAGGAGTTGGGAGAGGCTGAGTTCCAGTCACAGCTGGAACAGCGGCTGGCGGATTACAGCGCCAATCTCAGTGCTGTACTTACCAATATTCACGCGATAAACCCGCAGGCTGATATTATCGTGGCCGATCAATACCAGCCGGCTCCGAAATTTGCGGTCAAGGAGAGCTACACCCAGCTGATGGACGCGGCTGCCCGTCTGACCGAAGCTGCGGATAGTGTGGTTGCGGCCCTGAACGCAGCTGGAACACCGGTGAAGGTTGCACATGTGGCCAGCCGGTTCGCCGGAGTCGAAGTATCGCTGACCCATATTTTTGGCGAGGGCGCAGCTGACTTCCACCCCACCCAGCAGGGATATGAGACGATAGCCCGGGTGTTCTCCGAAGTGCAGTGGGGACAATACAGCGTGCCCGCTTCGGTTGCCGTGTTTCCCGCTCCGGCGTCCATGTCGATTGTGGTGAAAGGGGTGGAGCTGAATACACCGAACAAGCCTATTCTGAAGAACGGCCAGAACTTCCTGGCTCTTAAGGATGTGCTGAATGCTGTTGGCGCCACCGGCAAATGGGACAACAAAACCTCCAGCGCCACAATTACCTACGGTGGCCGGACAGTTGTAATTACCATCGGCTCCAAGCTTATGAAGGTCAATGGAGTGAATACCGCCATCGATACCCCCGCTTTTCTGCAGAAGGTAGGCAAAGAGGACAAAACCTATCTGCCGCTCGCCGCATTGGCAACGGGACTGGGCTTCGATGTGAATTACAGCAGCCATTTGCGGACGGCTTTCATTAATCCGTAATTATGCATATACTGCTATCAGAATGACTAAAGGCAAAGGTGGATGGGATATTGGCTAGCACAAAATTTAATGCCGAATACATCATTACCATGGATGATATTATCCGTGAAGGCGAGCCGGTGCTGCGGACGGTGGCCGAGCCGGTTGCACTTCCGCTGCAGCAGGAGGACCGGGAGACACTGGAGTGCATGCTGCAGTTTCTCAAGAACAGCCAGGACCCGGAGATGTCGGCGGAATACAGGCTGCGTTCAGGAGTAGGCCTTTCGGCCAATCAGATCGGCGTAACGAAACGGTTGTTTGTAATGTATTCGACCGATGAGAAAGACCGGATTATCGAGCATGCCTGGGCCAATCCCAAGATCATCAGCCACTCCGTGTCGATGGTGTATCTGCCGGAGAGCGAAGGCTGTCTGTCTGTAGACCGGCCTGTGCATGGGTTCGTGCCCCGTTATGAGTCGGTGAAGGTGAGGGGATATAATCTGGACGGCAAGGAAGTTACCCTGAAGTTCAAGGGATACCAGGCGATTATTATTCAGCATGAAATCGACCATCTGGACGGAATCATGTTCTACGACCGCATCAACAAGGAACATCCGTTCAAGCTTCCCCAAGGGGTGGAGATCCGCAGTCTGTACGACCAGGCGGATGGCTCTAAATAATAATGATGCAGACATGCGGCTGTCTTTCCCAACGGGAGGATGGCCGTTTTGTTGTAGATGCAGATATATCGCTGCCCATGGTATAATGTGGAATAATATTAGAGCGTAACGTGAAGCCATTGGGCTATATAAGGGGGATTTATGGATTTAAGTAATACTATGCTGCTGTTTATATATGCCGTGCTGGCACTTCTGACGACAGGCACTTTTATTTACCGGATTAGAAAGCGAATCTTCCGCAAATACATCTATGCCGAAGTGGCCATGGTCATTTGCCTGGTGCTGGTCTCTCTGGCGGCGAATGAAATTCATGTGTTGATCAGGCTTGCTGTACTGGGGATAGTCATTGCTGTATTTATGTATGGACGATCACAACAATAACCGAGGGGGAATGAAGCATGGGTTGGAGCAGATCACAGCTGCGGGTGATTCCGAGCGATTATAATGCAGAGGCTGAGGCGATTGACAGGCAACTGCTGGAGCTGGTCAAGCAGCGCAAGGTGCTCGCCGCAGGGAAGCAGCTTGCTCCCGGCATGGAGATACTGGATCGGTGGGCGGCGGAGTTCGAAATGGAGCCTGTTGAAATATCCGTTCTGCTAAACAATTTTAATAAAAAAGCAATGCTAAGGCATTTCAATCCGGAGCCCAAGCTGCTGCAGGGGGTGCTGCCGATCATGAAACGAACCGTTGACGGTGAGTTCGAATACATGCTGTCCCATGCCATGCAATATGAAGAGAATAGTATAGTTACCCTGGAGATTCAATATTTGAAGTCATCCGATGAGCGTGTCCATATCCAGCCTGCGCTTGATCTGGTTGTGCTGGGCGCAGAGCCGTACGAGGTAAGTACCACCCGCAGTGGTGGTGGCGGCTCCGAAATCCAGATGCAGTTTATCGTATCCCCTCCCTTGCCGGAGGATCTAAGTGCCATAGAGTTCTCGCTTGTTCCTGGTGAAGAATCATTTATGGGACCGTCCTACAGAGAGATTAAGTTGGACAAGCAGGTGGATTTTTATTGAATATTTTGACTTTCGATGATGCGCTTTCGGTTGCTATGGGGAAAGATTACCGTTAAATACCGTCTATTGTTCGGTTAACAATCGCATTTCGGCATGGGTAGGACGTAATTAGTGGTAGAAAATGTTACTTTTTAGGCTCAGTGAGTTTTTAGAATGTTACTTTGGAACGTTTAACACAAATAGATGCAAATCTGCAACTAATTTCAGCTGAAACTCCTATCAGAAGGCGAATAAGTGCAAATCTGCAACTAATTTCGAGCAAATCGGGCCTGTAACGCTCAAACACCGGAATTAGATGCATTTTTGCACTTATATCCTCCAAAACGGTAAAAATTCGCTAATTAGATGTAGTTTTGCAACTAATTCAATGGTTCTTCGGACTTAGGAAACTGATTACAGTTATTCTTGTTTTTTTACTCCCAAAAAGGCTGCTCCAGGTGGGAAACCACTTGGGAGCAGCCTTTGTAGATAACATCAATCATCCGATCCCGACGAGTATCCTTATTCCGCTGTCATCGCCCGGAAGGAGGCTTCCGCCGCTTCCAGCGTAGCATCAATATCGGCATCCGTATGCGCCGTAGTCAGGAACCAGGCTTCATATTTGGAAGGGGCCAGGTTGATGCCGCGGTTCAGCATATGCCGGAAGAAGCTGGCGAATTGCTCACCGTCGGTATCCTGGGCCTCATCATAATTCGTGATCTTATGGTTGCAGAAATGGGTGGAGAAGGCACCGCGGATGCGGTTGATGGTTAGTAGGATTCCATTGCGGTCAGCCGATTCCTGCAGGCCGTCCGCCAGCCGGATCGCCAGCCGCTCCATCTCATCGTATACGCCTTCGGCGCTGAGCACCTCCAGGCAGGCGATACCTGCGGAGATGGAGGCCGGGTTGCCAGCCATCGTGCCAGCCTGATAGGCCGGTCCGAGCGGAGCCACCTGCTCCATGACATGCTTGCGGCCACCGTAGGCACCGATCGGCAGACCGCCGCCAATGATTTTGCCAAGAGCGGTTAGATCGGGCATAATCGCTTCGTGGTTGCTGAGTCCCGCATAGGTCTGTGTGGAGCCGTAGTGGAACCGGAAAGCGGTAATGACCTCATCATAGATGACGAGGGAGCCATTATCATGCGCCAGCTTGCACAGCCCCTCCAGGAAGCCAGGCTCCGGCATAACCATACCGAAGTTGCCGACAATCGGCTCGACCATCACCGCGGCGACGTCCTCGCCGAAGGTTTCGAGCGCGATACGCAGGCTGTCCAAATCATTGAACGGCACGGTGATTACTTCCTGGGCGATGCTCTTCGGAACACCCGCGCTGTCGGGAATGCCCAGCGTGGAAGGACCGGAGCCTGCGGCTACCAGCACCAGGTCGGAATGGCCGTGGTAGCAGCC
This window encodes:
- a CDS encoding inositol monophosphatase family protein; translation: MSPLTPDGRNEREPYVVSSKGHTAVAINAAAKAGEWIKSRQGQVKSLGTKTSAQDLVTEVDKGVEQMIRRLIQTHYPDHCILGEEGVLPGADEATAALEEVRENEYLWIVDPVDGTTNFVHGFPFYCVSIALVIRGELTVGVIYDPIRDEMFVAEKGKGAYVHGVPTAVSAETELGGSLVAMGFPPDRVFAQPVNMAGLQSILPQVRGIRAGGSAALHLAYVAAGRVDGYWEVGLNPWDCAAGVLLVLESGGAVTDTQGDPYDISTRHVVASNGQIHQAMVDSLKAADATGLTRS
- a CDS encoding stalk domain-containing protein, whose product is MLNISRKIKAIGASGLLLFAVLAGTAAESVQAAQAGVGAQSSQSEVFRIMALGDSITAGYEPGMTDVNVKPYGYAERLLEQSWYHGRSELINYGILGLTTAGLRNYTEAIKQGTPATPEGIQAGLRDPRITQFAALTPQIKAELAEADLVTVTIGGNDVSSLFLQAKELGEAEFQSQLEQRLADYSANLSAVLTNIHAINPQADIIVADQYQPAPKFAVKESYTQLMDAAARLTEAADSVVAALNAAGTPVKVAHVASRFAGVEVSLTHIFGEGAADFHPTQQGYETIARVFSEVQWGQYSVPASVAVFPAPASMSIVVKGVELNTPNKPILKNGQNFLALKDVLNAVGATGKWDNKTSSATITYGGRTVVITIGSKLMKVNGVNTAIDTPAFLQKVGKEDKTYLPLAALATGLGFDVNYSSHLRTAFINP
- the def gene encoding peptide deformylase — its product is MDDIIREGEPVLRTVAEPVALPLQQEDRETLECMLQFLKNSQDPEMSAEYRLRSGVGLSANQIGVTKRLFVMYSTDEKDRIIEHAWANPKIISHSVSMVYLPESEGCLSVDRPVHGFVPRYESVKVRGYNLDGKEVTLKFKGYQAIIIQHEIDHLDGIMFYDRINKEHPFKLPQGVEIRSLYDQADGSK
- a CDS encoding glutamate-1-semialdehyde 2,1-aminomutase, with translation MNRSTSEQLYQEALQHIVGGVNSPSRSFKAVGGGAPVFMNRASGSKFWDEDGNEYIDYLAAYGPIITGHAHPHITAAITKAAENGILYGTPTQLEIKLAKMLKDAIPSMDKVRFVNSGTEAVMTTIRVARAYTKRSKIVKFAGCYHGHSDLVLVAAGSGPSTLGIPDSAGVPKSIAQEVITVPFNDLDSLRIALETFGEDVAAVMVEPIVGNFGMVMPEPGFLEGLCKLAHDNGSLVIYDEVITAFRFHYGSTQTYAGLSNHEAIMPDLTALGKIIGGGLPIGAYGGRKHVMEQVAPLGPAYQAGTMAGNPASISAGIACLEVLSAEGVYDEMERLAIRLADGLQESADRNGILLTINRIRGAFSTHFCNHKITNYDEAQDTDGEQFASFFRHMLNRGINLAPSKYEAWFLTTAHTDADIDATLEAAEASFRAMTAE